Genomic segment of Chloroflexota bacterium:
CACCCCCCCCGCCGAATGTCGGAGTTGGCCATCTATATCGCGCTACGATATATTGATTCGCGATATAGCATGTGGCCCTTCAGAGTCTGACCAGGGTCATCCTTTCGAAAGAAGGTGGTTGGCCATTGCCGAATCGAAGCCCCCTGGATCCGCTTCCTCTCCCCGTCGCCCAGCTTCACATCCTGTTGGCCTTGGCGCCTGGCGACAAGCACGGCTACGCGATCATGCGAGAGGTCGAGGCTTTGACCAATGGAGCGGTCACGATGGGCCCCGGCACGCTGTACGGGGCTGTGAAGAAGATGCTGAAGTCGGAGCTTGTCGAGGAGAGCGACGAACGGCCAGACCCCGAACTGGACGATCAGCGTCGCCGCTACTACCGGATCACCGGTCTTGGCAAGCGTGTGCTCGACGCTGAGATCAACCGCATGGAGCGGCTGGTGCATGCCGCCAGGTTGATACAGGCGACCGCCACGCGAAGGCCCAGTGCCTGAGGCGTTCCACGAGCGCGTGTACCGCTGGTTGCTCGCCTTGTATCCGAGAGAACACCGGCGGGAATACGGGGAGTTGATGGTCCAGCTCTAT
This window contains:
- a CDS encoding PadR family transcriptional regulator, with amino-acid sequence MPNRSPLDPLPLPVAQLHILLALAPGDKHGYAIMREVEALTNGAVTMGPGTLYGAVKKMLKSELVEESDERPDPELDDQRRRYYRITGLGKRVLDAEINRMERLVHAARLIQATATRRPSA